One window from the genome of Kryptolebias marmoratus isolate JLee-2015 linkage group LG1, ASM164957v2, whole genome shotgun sequence encodes:
- the slc8b1 gene encoding mitochondrial sodium/calcium exchanger protein isoform X1, protein MSPGVFLSLLLPLLCSQRAAASNQTGVRFSGTSSTMMSVNNNDDQCDSVMKYNATDRCAFVKKTPDCEMEDGFINYLDLAFCLLQPNLTPLTITLCIVWLFFLFVILGLTASKFFCPNLSAISSSLHLTHNVAAEGVTFLALGNGAPDIFSAMAAFSRPHTAGLAVGALFGAGIFVTTVVAGGVSLVKPFAVASRPFLRDVTFYMAAVFWTFVMLFRGTTTLGEILGYLALYGVYVATVIVSAYIYNRRKNFVNTDTDSVPHIPAEFNSSDSSDDDDIASSLTDGLIQHEYEYRPLMPYSESTSQILLSSLNPVDNRKWRRKSRNWKAFKVLKTPLEVLLLLCVPVVDPDKEDKNWRRPLNSLHLITAPLVSVFLFQSGEYANKMIQGQFPVWLLILLLGLFLAAIVFCTTTNDCPPKYHPVFALLGFVVSAVLISAAASEVVSLLHMLGVVLSLSNTVLGLTLLAWGNSIGDCFSDITIARQGYPRMAISACFGGIIFNMLFGVGLGCLRQMIETKSGVQFELEGLLTWILAGSLGLSLVLSFVIIPLNRFHLNRKYGIFLLIFYAVFLVIALLTEFGIIHK, encoded by the exons ATGTCTCCTGGTGTTTTCCTGTCACTTTTGCTGCCGTTGCTGTGCAGCCAACGGGCCGCCGCGAGCAACCAGACGGGCGTCAGATTCTCCGGAACCTCTTCGACCATGATGTCCGTAAACAACAACGATGATCAG TGTGACAGTGTGATGAAGTACAACGCCACAGATCGCTGTGCATTTGTTAAGAAGACACCCGACTGTGAGATGGAGGACGGCTTCATCAACTACCTGGACCTGGCCTTCTGCTTGTTACAGCCCAACCTGACTCCTCTTACCATCACTCTCTGT ATCGTCTGgctcttttttctgtttgtcattctCGGACTCACTGCTTCGAAGTT TTTTTGTCCCAACCTGTCAGCCATCTCCTCCAGTCTCCACCTCACCCACAACGTGGCT GCTGAGGGCGTGACCTTTCTCGCTCTGGGTAACGGAGCTCCTGACATCTTCAGTGCCATGGCGGCGTTCTCCCGCCCGCACACAGCTGGCCTGGCTGTCGGAGCCTTATTCG GTGCTGGCATATTTGTCACCACAGTCGTCGCAGGAGGCGTCTCTCTGGTCAAACCTTTCGCTGTGGCCTCCCGTCCGTTTCTGCGGGACGTCACCTTCTACATGGCTGCAGTGTTTTGGACTTTCGTTATGCTCTTCAGAGGGACTACGACGCTGGGAGAAATACTGG GTTATCTGGCTCTGTATGGGGTTTACGTTGCGACCGTTATCGTCAGTGCTTACATCTACAATCGACGAAAAAACTTTGTGAACACGGACACCGATAGTGTTCCACATATTCCAG CAGAGTTTAATTCGTCTGACTCCTCTGATGACGACGACATCGCTTCCTCCTTGACAGACGGGTTGATCCAGCATGAGTACG AGTACAGGCCGCTTATGCCTTACTCCGAGTCCACGAGTCAGATCCTGCTGAGCTCCTTGAATCCGGTGgacaacaggaagtggaggaggaAATCAAGGAACTGGAAAGCCTTTAAAGTTCTTAAG ACGCCTCtggaggtgctgctgctgctctgcgtCCCCGTGGTGGACCCtgacaaagaagacaaaaactggaGGCGCCCGTTAAACTCCCTCCATCTAATCACTGCTCCCCTGGTGTCTGTGTTCCTCTTCCAGTCAGGGGAAT ATGCTAATAAAATGATCCAGGGTCAGTTTCCTGTCTGGCTGCTGATCCTGCTGCTGGGTCTGTTCCTGGCTGCGATTGTTTTCTGCACAACCACCAATGACTGTCCCCCCAAATATCACCCG GTTTTTGCACTTTTGGGCTTTGTGGTGAGCGCAGTGTTGATCAGTGCAGCAGCCTCAGAAGTGGTCAGCCTTCTGCACATGCTCGGTGTGGTGCTGAGCCTCAGCAACACCGTCCTGGGCCTGACTCTTTTGGCCTGGGGCAACAGCATTGGAG ACTGCTTCTCTGACATCACCATTGCCCGTCAGGGCTACCCACGGATGGCTATATCTGCCTGCTTTGGAGGAATCATTTTCA ACATGCTGTTCGGCGTGGGGCTGGGATGTCTGAGGCAGATGATTGAAACAAAATCTGGTGTGCAG ttTGAATTGGAGGGGCTGTTGACGTGGATCCTTGCAGGATCTCTGGGTTTGTCCTTGGTTCTGTCTTTTGTCATCATTCCCCTGAACCGGTTCCACCTGAATCGGAAATATGGGATCTTTCTCCTAATCTTCTATGCCGTCTTCCTTGTCATCGCTCTTCTCACTGAGTTTGGCATAATCCACAAATGA
- the slc8b1 gene encoding mitochondrial sodium/calcium exchanger protein isoform X2, which translates to MSPGVFLSLLLPLLCSQRAAASNQTGVRFSGTSSTMMSVNNNDDQCDSVMKYNATDRCAFVKKTPDCEMEDGFINYLDLAFCLLQPNLTPLTITLCIVWLFFLFVILGLTASKFFCPNLSAISSSLHLTHNVAAEGVTFLALGNGAPDIFSAMAAFSRPHTAGLAVGALFGAGIFVTTVVAGGVSLVKPFAVASRPFLRDVTFYMAAVFWTFVMLFRGTTTLGEILGYLALYGVYVATVIVSAYIYNRRKNFVNTDTDSVPHIPEFNSSDSSDDDDIASSLTDGLIQHEYEYRPLMPYSESTSQILLSSLNPVDNRKWRRKSRNWKAFKVLKTPLEVLLLLCVPVVDPDKEDKNWRRPLNSLHLITAPLVSVFLFQSGEYANKMIQGQFPVWLLILLLGLFLAAIVFCTTTNDCPPKYHPVFALLGFVVSAVLISAAASEVVSLLHMLGVVLSLSNTVLGLTLLAWGNSIGDCFSDITIARQGYPRMAISACFGGIIFNMLFGVGLGCLRQMIETKSGVQFELEGLLTWILAGSLGLSLVLSFVIIPLNRFHLNRKYGIFLLIFYAVFLVIALLTEFGIIHK; encoded by the exons ATGTCTCCTGGTGTTTTCCTGTCACTTTTGCTGCCGTTGCTGTGCAGCCAACGGGCCGCCGCGAGCAACCAGACGGGCGTCAGATTCTCCGGAACCTCTTCGACCATGATGTCCGTAAACAACAACGATGATCAG TGTGACAGTGTGATGAAGTACAACGCCACAGATCGCTGTGCATTTGTTAAGAAGACACCCGACTGTGAGATGGAGGACGGCTTCATCAACTACCTGGACCTGGCCTTCTGCTTGTTACAGCCCAACCTGACTCCTCTTACCATCACTCTCTGT ATCGTCTGgctcttttttctgtttgtcattctCGGACTCACTGCTTCGAAGTT TTTTTGTCCCAACCTGTCAGCCATCTCCTCCAGTCTCCACCTCACCCACAACGTGGCT GCTGAGGGCGTGACCTTTCTCGCTCTGGGTAACGGAGCTCCTGACATCTTCAGTGCCATGGCGGCGTTCTCCCGCCCGCACACAGCTGGCCTGGCTGTCGGAGCCTTATTCG GTGCTGGCATATTTGTCACCACAGTCGTCGCAGGAGGCGTCTCTCTGGTCAAACCTTTCGCTGTGGCCTCCCGTCCGTTTCTGCGGGACGTCACCTTCTACATGGCTGCAGTGTTTTGGACTTTCGTTATGCTCTTCAGAGGGACTACGACGCTGGGAGAAATACTGG GTTATCTGGCTCTGTATGGGGTTTACGTTGCGACCGTTATCGTCAGTGCTTACATCTACAATCGACGAAAAAACTTTGTGAACACGGACACCGATAGTGTTCCACATATTCCAG AGTTTAATTCGTCTGACTCCTCTGATGACGACGACATCGCTTCCTCCTTGACAGACGGGTTGATCCAGCATGAGTACG AGTACAGGCCGCTTATGCCTTACTCCGAGTCCACGAGTCAGATCCTGCTGAGCTCCTTGAATCCGGTGgacaacaggaagtggaggaggaAATCAAGGAACTGGAAAGCCTTTAAAGTTCTTAAG ACGCCTCtggaggtgctgctgctgctctgcgtCCCCGTGGTGGACCCtgacaaagaagacaaaaactggaGGCGCCCGTTAAACTCCCTCCATCTAATCACTGCTCCCCTGGTGTCTGTGTTCCTCTTCCAGTCAGGGGAAT ATGCTAATAAAATGATCCAGGGTCAGTTTCCTGTCTGGCTGCTGATCCTGCTGCTGGGTCTGTTCCTGGCTGCGATTGTTTTCTGCACAACCACCAATGACTGTCCCCCCAAATATCACCCG GTTTTTGCACTTTTGGGCTTTGTGGTGAGCGCAGTGTTGATCAGTGCAGCAGCCTCAGAAGTGGTCAGCCTTCTGCACATGCTCGGTGTGGTGCTGAGCCTCAGCAACACCGTCCTGGGCCTGACTCTTTTGGCCTGGGGCAACAGCATTGGAG ACTGCTTCTCTGACATCACCATTGCCCGTCAGGGCTACCCACGGATGGCTATATCTGCCTGCTTTGGAGGAATCATTTTCA ACATGCTGTTCGGCGTGGGGCTGGGATGTCTGAGGCAGATGATTGAAACAAAATCTGGTGTGCAG ttTGAATTGGAGGGGCTGTTGACGTGGATCCTTGCAGGATCTCTGGGTTTGTCCTTGGTTCTGTCTTTTGTCATCATTCCCCTGAACCGGTTCCACCTGAATCGGAAATATGGGATCTTTCTCCTAATCTTCTATGCCGTCTTCCTTGTCATCGCTCTTCTCACTGAGTTTGGCATAATCCACAAATGA
- the LOC108234653 gene encoding acyl-CoA dehydrogenase family member 11-like isoform X2 — MSVYSALLSRRVSAGCCRLRRGVSRPLVHIRTASATEAGTRKSDEEQLWEAAAGDLSFSRAKIGSFFQDQPVLKNPFLEDALLKGYLRRHLPEEAVFSDLSAFGQRMVKEVDTWGRECEVNPPRLVHFDPWGRRVDHIVTSEAWKRMKDLSAQEGLVAIAYEKLFGEWSRVYQMSKLYIYCPSSGLYTCPLAMTDGAAKVIQSLGVSPPVEEAYSRLISRQPEHFWTSGQWMTERQGGSDVGSGTETVAVPQTDGSYKLHGFKWFTSATDADMTLTLARVQDRTGATTPGSRGLSLFYAEVSRDEDGRLRGIEVQRLKEKLGTRQLPTAELLLDGLPAYRLSEEGRGVASIANMLTITRIHNSVSAAAAMRRVLLLARDYATRRTAFGKLLKNHPLHMQTLARMEVETRGAFLLVMEVCRLLGREESGLASQLDEHLLRLLTPVLKLYTGKQAVAVISEGLESFGGQGYMEDTGLPGLLRDAQVLSIWEGTTNILSLDVLRCVARSSGMVLHAYFTRVKSLLAGASSVSSLAPAVKAVDDALSDLEKFVQVAASKEPNYLELAARDLAYSLARIYAGALLIDHACWKEASPHDIYAAVRWCEQDLCLVVTKQESGCYESRTTSLDAGLVYE, encoded by the exons ATGTCGGTGTATTCAGCCCTCCTGAGCAGACGCGTATCTGCCGGCTGCTGCAGGTTGCGGCGTGGTGTTTCCCGCCCACTCGTCCACATCAGAACAGCAAGTGCAACTGAAGCAGGCACAAGAAAATCTGATGAAGAACAACTCTGGGAGGCAGCAGCAGGTGACCTATCGTTCAGCAGAGCCAAGATAGGCTCTTTCTTTCAGGACCAACCAGTCCTGAAGAACCCATTTCTGGAGGATGCCTTGCTCAAAGGATACCTCAGGAGACACCTGCCTGAGGAG GCAGTTTTTTCAGACTTGAGTGCGTTTGGACAGCGTATGGTCAAAGAAGTGGACACATGGGGCAGAGAGTGTGAGGTCAACCCTCCACGCCTGGTGCATTTTGACCCCTGGGGTCGGAGAGTGGACCACATTGTGACCTCTGAGGCCTGGAAACGCATGAAAGACCTGTCGGCACAAGAAGGACTGGTTGCCATTGCTTATGAGAAATTATTTGGGGAGTGGAG TCGTGTTTATCAGATGAGCAAGTTGTACATTTATTGCCCCTCATCTGGTCTCTACACCTGCCCTTTGGCCATGACTGATGGAGCTGCAAAAGTCATCCAG tcCTTAGGTGTTTCACCACCTGTAGAAGAAGCCTACAGTCGTCTGATCAGCCGTCAGCCTGAACATTTCTGGACATCTGGACAGTGGATGACTGAGAGACAGGGAGGATCCGATGTGG GCAGTGGCACTGAGACGGTGGCTGTTCCCCAAACAGATGGCTCATACAAACTACACGGCTTCAAGTGGTTTACGTCTGCCACGGACGCAGATATGACTCTTACTTTAGCAAGAGTGCAGGACAGAACGGGAGCTACCACACCG GGCAGCAGGGGGCTGTCTCTGTTTTACGCAGAGGTGAGTCGAGATGAGGACGGCCGACTGAGGGGAATAGAAGTTCAGAGGCTGAAGGAGAAGCTGGGAACGAGACAGTTGCCGACCGCTGAGTTACTGCTGGATGGCCTGCCTGCATACAGA CTCTCAGAGGAAGGGAGGGGTGTTGCGTCCATAGCTAACATGCTGACCATAACCAGGATTCACAACAGTGTCAGCGCAGCGGCTGCGATGAGAAG AGTTCTCCTGTTGGCGCGTGACTATGCCACTCGCCGCACTGCCTTTGGGAAGCTTCTTAAAAACCACCCGCTGCACATGCAGACTCTGGCGAGGATGGAG GTGGAGACTCGCGGAGCTTTTCTCCTGGTGATGGAAGTGTGTCGCCTGTTGGGTCGAGAAGAGAGCGGCCTGGCCAGCCAGCTGGATGAGCACCTCCTCCGTCTGCTTACCCCCGTGCTCAAGCTGTACACCGGGAAACAG GCAGTAGCTGTCATATCGGAGGGTTTGGAAAGCTTCGGCGGACAGGGCTACATGGAGGATACTGGGCTGCCTGGTTTGCTTCGTGATGCACAG GTGCTGAGTATTTGGGAAGGCACAACAAACATTCTGTCCCTGGATGTGCTGCGCTGTGTGGCCCGTAGCTCAGGAATGGTTCTGCACGCTTACTTCACGCGCGTCAAG tcGCTGCTTGCAGGCGCCTCCAGTGTTTCCTCGCTTGCCCCCGCTGTGAAAGCAGTCGATGATGCTCTGTCTGACCTGGAGAAGTTTGTTCAGGTGGCTGCTTCTAAAGAACCAAACTACCTGGAGCTGGCAGCCAGAGACCTGGCATACAGCCTGGCTCGCATCTACGCAG GTGCCCTTCTCATTGACCATGCTTGTTGGAAAGAAGCCTCCCCACATGACATATATGCAGCTGTCAG GTGGTGTGAACAGGACTTGTGTCTTGTGGTGACTAAACAAGAGAGCGGCTGTTATGAATCCAGAACCACATCACTCGACGCTGGGCTGGTTTATGAGTAG
- the LOC108234653 gene encoding acyl-CoA dehydrogenase family member 11-like isoform X1 has translation MSVYSALLSRRVSAGCCRLRRGVSRPLVHIRTASATEAGTRKSDEEQLWEAAAGDLSFSRAKIGSFFQDQPVLKNPFLEDALLKGYLRRHLPEEAVFSDLSAFGQRMVKEVDTWGRECEVNPPRLVHFDPWGRRVDHIVTSEAWKRMKDLSAQEGLVAIAYEKLFGEWSRVYQMSKLYIYCPSSGLYTCPLAMTDGAAKVIQCVCVCVCVCVCVCVCVFVKSLGVSPPVEEAYSRLISRQPEHFWTSGQWMTERQGGSDVGSGTETVAVPQTDGSYKLHGFKWFTSATDADMTLTLARVQDRTGATTPGSRGLSLFYAEVSRDEDGRLRGIEVQRLKEKLGTRQLPTAELLLDGLPAYRLSEEGRGVASIANMLTITRIHNSVSAAAAMRRVLLLARDYATRRTAFGKLLKNHPLHMQTLARMEVETRGAFLLVMEVCRLLGREESGLASQLDEHLLRLLTPVLKLYTGKQAVAVISEGLESFGGQGYMEDTGLPGLLRDAQVLSIWEGTTNILSLDVLRCVARSSGMVLHAYFTRVKSLLAGASSVSSLAPAVKAVDDALSDLEKFVQVAASKEPNYLELAARDLAYSLARIYAGALLIDHACWKEASPHDIYAAVRWCEQDLCLVVTKQESGCYESRTTSLDAGLVYE, from the exons ATGTCGGTGTATTCAGCCCTCCTGAGCAGACGCGTATCTGCCGGCTGCTGCAGGTTGCGGCGTGGTGTTTCCCGCCCACTCGTCCACATCAGAACAGCAAGTGCAACTGAAGCAGGCACAAGAAAATCTGATGAAGAACAACTCTGGGAGGCAGCAGCAGGTGACCTATCGTTCAGCAGAGCCAAGATAGGCTCTTTCTTTCAGGACCAACCAGTCCTGAAGAACCCATTTCTGGAGGATGCCTTGCTCAAAGGATACCTCAGGAGACACCTGCCTGAGGAG GCAGTTTTTTCAGACTTGAGTGCGTTTGGACAGCGTATGGTCAAAGAAGTGGACACATGGGGCAGAGAGTGTGAGGTCAACCCTCCACGCCTGGTGCATTTTGACCCCTGGGGTCGGAGAGTGGACCACATTGTGACCTCTGAGGCCTGGAAACGCATGAAAGACCTGTCGGCACAAGAAGGACTGGTTGCCATTGCTTATGAGAAATTATTTGGGGAGTGGAG TCGTGTTTATCAGATGAGCAAGTTGTACATTTATTGCCCCTCATCTGGTCTCTACACCTGCCCTTTGGCCATGACTGATGGAGCTGCAAAAGTCATCCAG tgtgtgtgtgtgtgtgtgtgtgtgtgtgtgtgtgtgtgtgtgtgtgtgtttgtgaagtcCTTAGGTGTTTCACCACCTGTAGAAGAAGCCTACAGTCGTCTGATCAGCCGTCAGCCTGAACATTTCTGGACATCTGGACAGTGGATGACTGAGAGACAGGGAGGATCCGATGTGG GCAGTGGCACTGAGACGGTGGCTGTTCCCCAAACAGATGGCTCATACAAACTACACGGCTTCAAGTGGTTTACGTCTGCCACGGACGCAGATATGACTCTTACTTTAGCAAGAGTGCAGGACAGAACGGGAGCTACCACACCG GGCAGCAGGGGGCTGTCTCTGTTTTACGCAGAGGTGAGTCGAGATGAGGACGGCCGACTGAGGGGAATAGAAGTTCAGAGGCTGAAGGAGAAGCTGGGAACGAGACAGTTGCCGACCGCTGAGTTACTGCTGGATGGCCTGCCTGCATACAGA CTCTCAGAGGAAGGGAGGGGTGTTGCGTCCATAGCTAACATGCTGACCATAACCAGGATTCACAACAGTGTCAGCGCAGCGGCTGCGATGAGAAG AGTTCTCCTGTTGGCGCGTGACTATGCCACTCGCCGCACTGCCTTTGGGAAGCTTCTTAAAAACCACCCGCTGCACATGCAGACTCTGGCGAGGATGGAG GTGGAGACTCGCGGAGCTTTTCTCCTGGTGATGGAAGTGTGTCGCCTGTTGGGTCGAGAAGAGAGCGGCCTGGCCAGCCAGCTGGATGAGCACCTCCTCCGTCTGCTTACCCCCGTGCTCAAGCTGTACACCGGGAAACAG GCAGTAGCTGTCATATCGGAGGGTTTGGAAAGCTTCGGCGGACAGGGCTACATGGAGGATACTGGGCTGCCTGGTTTGCTTCGTGATGCACAG GTGCTGAGTATTTGGGAAGGCACAACAAACATTCTGTCCCTGGATGTGCTGCGCTGTGTGGCCCGTAGCTCAGGAATGGTTCTGCACGCTTACTTCACGCGCGTCAAG tcGCTGCTTGCAGGCGCCTCCAGTGTTTCCTCGCTTGCCCCCGCTGTGAAAGCAGTCGATGATGCTCTGTCTGACCTGGAGAAGTTTGTTCAGGTGGCTGCTTCTAAAGAACCAAACTACCTGGAGCTGGCAGCCAGAGACCTGGCATACAGCCTGGCTCGCATCTACGCAG GTGCCCTTCTCATTGACCATGCTTGTTGGAAAGAAGCCTCCCCACATGACATATATGCAGCTGTCAG GTGGTGTGAACAGGACTTGTGTCTTGTGGTGACTAAACAAGAGAGCGGCTGTTATGAATCCAGAACCACATCACTCGACGCTGGGCTGGTTTATGAGTAG
- the slc8b1 gene encoding mitochondrial sodium/calcium exchanger protein isoform X3 encodes MSPGVFLSLLLPLLCSQRAAASNQTGVRFSGTSSTMMSVNNNDDQCDSVMKYNATDRCAFVKKTPDCEMEDGFINYLDLAFCLLQPNLTPLTITLCIVWLFFLFVILGLTASKFFCPNLSAISSSLHLTHNVAGVTFLALGNGAPDIFSAMAAFSRPHTAGLAVGALFGAGIFVTTVVAGGVSLVKPFAVASRPFLRDVTFYMAAVFWTFVMLFRGTTTLGEILGYLALYGVYVATVIVSAYIYNRRKNFVNTDTDSVPHIPAEFNSSDSSDDDDIASSLTDGLIQHEYEYRPLMPYSESTSQILLSSLNPVDNRKWRRKSRNWKAFKVLKTPLEVLLLLCVPVVDPDKEDKNWRRPLNSLHLITAPLVSVFLFQSGEYANKMIQGQFPVWLLILLLGLFLAAIVFCTTTNDCPPKYHPVFALLGFVVSAVLISAAASEVVSLLHMLGVVLSLSNTVLGLTLLAWGNSIGDCFSDITIARQGYPRMAISACFGGIIFNMLFGVGLGCLRQMIETKSGVQFELEGLLTWILAGSLGLSLVLSFVIIPLNRFHLNRKYGIFLLIFYAVFLVIALLTEFGIIHK; translated from the exons ATGTCTCCTGGTGTTTTCCTGTCACTTTTGCTGCCGTTGCTGTGCAGCCAACGGGCCGCCGCGAGCAACCAGACGGGCGTCAGATTCTCCGGAACCTCTTCGACCATGATGTCCGTAAACAACAACGATGATCAG TGTGACAGTGTGATGAAGTACAACGCCACAGATCGCTGTGCATTTGTTAAGAAGACACCCGACTGTGAGATGGAGGACGGCTTCATCAACTACCTGGACCTGGCCTTCTGCTTGTTACAGCCCAACCTGACTCCTCTTACCATCACTCTCTGT ATCGTCTGgctcttttttctgtttgtcattctCGGACTCACTGCTTCGAAGTT TTTTTGTCCCAACCTGTCAGCCATCTCCTCCAGTCTCCACCTCACCCACAACGTGGCT GGCGTGACCTTTCTCGCTCTGGGTAACGGAGCTCCTGACATCTTCAGTGCCATGGCGGCGTTCTCCCGCCCGCACACAGCTGGCCTGGCTGTCGGAGCCTTATTCG GTGCTGGCATATTTGTCACCACAGTCGTCGCAGGAGGCGTCTCTCTGGTCAAACCTTTCGCTGTGGCCTCCCGTCCGTTTCTGCGGGACGTCACCTTCTACATGGCTGCAGTGTTTTGGACTTTCGTTATGCTCTTCAGAGGGACTACGACGCTGGGAGAAATACTGG GTTATCTGGCTCTGTATGGGGTTTACGTTGCGACCGTTATCGTCAGTGCTTACATCTACAATCGACGAAAAAACTTTGTGAACACGGACACCGATAGTGTTCCACATATTCCAG CAGAGTTTAATTCGTCTGACTCCTCTGATGACGACGACATCGCTTCCTCCTTGACAGACGGGTTGATCCAGCATGAGTACG AGTACAGGCCGCTTATGCCTTACTCCGAGTCCACGAGTCAGATCCTGCTGAGCTCCTTGAATCCGGTGgacaacaggaagtggaggaggaAATCAAGGAACTGGAAAGCCTTTAAAGTTCTTAAG ACGCCTCtggaggtgctgctgctgctctgcgtCCCCGTGGTGGACCCtgacaaagaagacaaaaactggaGGCGCCCGTTAAACTCCCTCCATCTAATCACTGCTCCCCTGGTGTCTGTGTTCCTCTTCCAGTCAGGGGAAT ATGCTAATAAAATGATCCAGGGTCAGTTTCCTGTCTGGCTGCTGATCCTGCTGCTGGGTCTGTTCCTGGCTGCGATTGTTTTCTGCACAACCACCAATGACTGTCCCCCCAAATATCACCCG GTTTTTGCACTTTTGGGCTTTGTGGTGAGCGCAGTGTTGATCAGTGCAGCAGCCTCAGAAGTGGTCAGCCTTCTGCACATGCTCGGTGTGGTGCTGAGCCTCAGCAACACCGTCCTGGGCCTGACTCTTTTGGCCTGGGGCAACAGCATTGGAG ACTGCTTCTCTGACATCACCATTGCCCGTCAGGGCTACCCACGGATGGCTATATCTGCCTGCTTTGGAGGAATCATTTTCA ACATGCTGTTCGGCGTGGGGCTGGGATGTCTGAGGCAGATGATTGAAACAAAATCTGGTGTGCAG ttTGAATTGGAGGGGCTGTTGACGTGGATCCTTGCAGGATCTCTGGGTTTGTCCTTGGTTCTGTCTTTTGTCATCATTCCCCTGAACCGGTTCCACCTGAATCGGAAATATGGGATCTTTCTCCTAATCTTCTATGCCGTCTTCCTTGTCATCGCTCTTCTCACTGAGTTTGGCATAATCCACAAATGA